The genomic window GATGCACCGGGTGGATTCCAAGTTTCACCGCTATGGGGAACAGGATCGGTGCCGTGATCAGCACGATCGAACTGGCTTCCATCACGTTACCCGCAACCAGCAGCAGAACGTTCACGAAGATCAGGAACGTCCACCAGTTGACACCGTGATCGGAAATCCACGCTGTCATCTGCTGCGGGATTTGCTCGCTGGTCATCAGGAACGAGAACAGTACGGCGTTGGTAATGATGTAGAGGATCATCGCGCTCATGCTGGCAGAGCCGAGCAGGACACGCGGCACATCCTTGAGCGATAGGTCCTTATAGACGAACACCGCAATGAAGAATGCGTAGACCGCACTCATCGCTGCCGCCTCGGTCGGCGTGAACATGCCAGCATAAATGCCGCCGAGTACGATGACGATCAGCAGCAGTCCCCAGATGCATTCGCGGAAAGCTTTGATACGCTCCGCCCACGACGCACGCGGCAAACGTGGATAGTCATTCTTCCAGGCGCGATAGTATGTAGTCAGACCGAGCAGCGAAGCGAGCATGATGCCTGGAATAACGCCTGCGATGAACAACTGGCCGACGGACGCCGACGTCACGCGATGTCCATCCGGACCGAGCGCAACGCTGCCACCGGTTGCGACCGCATAGATCACCATCACGATGGACGGCGGGATCAGAATCCCGAGCGCACCTGAGGTGGTAATAACGCCCGCGCCGAAGCGCTTCGGGAATCCCTGTGCCACCATCGCCGGCATCAGGATCGACCCGATCGCGATAACGGTAGCCGGCGAGGAACCGGAGATCGCCGCGAACAATGCGCATGCCATCACGCCCGCGAGGCCGAGACCGCCGTACCAGTGGCCGACCATTGACGTGGCGAAATTGATCATGCGTCTGGCGACGCCACCATGGGTGAGGAAGTTACCTGCCAGAATGAAAAACGGGATCGCCATGATCTCGAAATTCTCGATCCCGGTAAACAACTTCAGTGCGACGGACTCGATCGGCACACTGGTCAGAAAAAACAGAAAGGTCAGAACCGTCAGGCCGAGCGCGATCGAGATCGGCATGCCGGTGAGCATGAGCGCAATCAGAAGAAGAAAGATAATGAGGGTGCTCATCGTGTACCCTCCGGGGTCGGGCCAATGGCCATATCGACCTCGACGCCCTCAACATGGGAGTGGTCGTGATGAGGAAGATCGCCGGTCCACCAATAGGACCAGGCGACCTGAAGGAAGCGAAAGCACATCAAGTACGAGCCAAGCGGGATACAGAGATAGACAATCCAGCTCGGCAGCTCGAGATCCGGCGACGTCTGATCCGTATCCATCAGCCCAAGAACGAACTTTGCCCCCATCGTGCCGATGATGCCGGTAAACAGCGCGCCGCAAAGCAAACCGAACGAGATGGTCAACTTCCTCCACTTCGGAGGCAGCTGCAGCACCAACACGTCGACACCAACATGGATACCAGTACGAACCCCGTAAGCTGCTCCGAACTTCGCCATCCACACGAACATGAAGATGCAGAGCTCTTGCGCCCAGGAAAGATGGATATGATGGAGATACGGATAGAGGAAAGAGATACCGCTGCCGTAGCGGTGCAGAACCGCAACAAAAATAACCAGGGTTGCGCACGCCATCAGCGTCGCAATTAGAATCTCCTCGAGCCGATCGAGGATGCGCAGAAACACGCTCACTGTCAGTCCCCCTACCCCCTGCGCCGATACGTCTTCGCGTTTTACGGTTCAATGACGGCTCAGAGCGCAGCCGTCAAGTTAACACCCTCAAATCACAACCGATGATCCAACAAAACGGCCCGGACGGAACGCCCGGGCCGTATGTTATCACTTTGCCAATGTCAGTTTGTCTTGGCGTTGGCTTCTTTCTGGAATTCCGCAATCAGGCCCTTGCCGACGCGCGACGCCATTTCATCCGTAACGGGCTGCAACGCCTTGATCCACTCGGCCTTTTCTTCGGGCGTCTGATCATGGAACGTCGTGGTGCCAGCCTTCTTCATCGCCGCAATGGCATCGTCGTTTTCCTTTTGCGAGATGCTGTTGGCGAAGTCGGTGGCCTCGGCCATTGCCTTTTCAAGCTGCGGACGCACATCCGCCGGCAAACCGTCCCAGAACTTCTTGTTCACGATCACCGCGTAACCGATGTAGCCGTGGTTCGAAATCGTGGCGTACTTCTGCACTTCGTGCATTTTCTGAGTATAGCAATTCGATGGCGTGTTTTCATTGCCGTCGACAACGCCGGTCTGCATTGCCTGATAGACTTCCGAGAACGCCAGCACCTGCGGAATGGCGCCCAGCGCGCGCATCTCGGCTTCCAGCACCTTGGATGACTGAATGCGCATCTTCAGACCGCGGAAATCGGCAACGTGAATCATCGGCTTGTTGGAAGTCATGATCTTGAAGCCGTTGTCCCAATAGGCCAGTCCCTTGATCCCCTTCGGTTCAAGCTTCTTGAACAGGTCCTGACCGATCTTGCCCTTGGTCACCCGCGCCAGCGCAGCCTTGTCTGGCAGGATGTAGGGAAGGTCGAACACCTCGAATTCCTTCACGCCGAGCGGGCCGAACTTCGCCAGCGACGGCGCCAGCATCTGAACGGCACCGAGCTGGAGCGCTTCGACTTCTTCCTTGTCCTTGTAGAGCTGCGAGTTCGGGTAAACCTCGACCTTGACCTTGCCGCTGGTGTATTTCTCGGCAAGCTCCTTGAACTTCTCCGCTCCCTGGCCCTTCGGCGTATTGGGCGCGACCACGTGGCTGAATTTGATGACGATTGGCGATTGAGCCGAGGCCGGCCCAACAAGCGCAAGAGCCGCAAGCGAGGCCGCGGCCAGGATAAGCTTCTTCATGTTTCCTCCCGAGGGATCATGGGGGACCGATACTGCACGGTCCCAAATTCCAGACAGACCGGATCATCGCAGATGCGCGCGGTCAAGGCTATTGCCCGTTAGAAGGGGCTCAAAGTTAATTGTTGCATCGCAAAAAAAACGAGGCGCGACACATGCTAGATGCGCCGCACCTCTATCGGACTACGATATAATTCAGGTCTTCAGTGGCCGGCCGCAGCCACCACAAGAGTGTCCCGTTGATGCTTCATGACAATCTTGTTGAGGGCGCTGAGGTAGGCTTTGGCGGATGCCACCAATGTATCTGGATCGGCAGCACGCGCCGTCACCGAACGCCCATCCTGTGAAAGACGGACAGACACTTCCGCCTGCGCGTCAGTGCCCGCGGTGACCGCATGCACCTGATAGAGTTCCAGCTTGGCATCGTTCGGCACCAGCGACTTGATGCAGTTGAAGGTCGCATCCACCGGACCGTTGCCTTCGGCTTCCTCAATCTTCACCTGCCCGTCGATATCAAGCTTCATAGTGGCGCGCTGCGGACCATGCGTACCCGCAATCACCGTCAGCGAGACGAGATGGATACGATCGTGCGAATGGGCGATCTCCTGATCGACCAGCGCCTCGATGTCTTCGTCGTAAATATCCTTCTTGCGGTCGGCGAGCGCCTTGAAGCGCACGAAAGCATCTTCCAGCTGATTGCTTGCGAGCTTGTAGCCCATCTCCTCCAGCTTGTGGATGAAGGCATGACGCCCCGAGTGCTTGCCCATCACCAGTGAGGTCTGTTTCACGCCGACGGTTTCCGGCAGCATGATCTCGTAAGTCTGCGCGTTCTTCAGCATGCCATCCTGGTGGATACCGCTTTCATGCGCGAACGCATTCCGGCCCACAATGGCCTTGTTGTATTGCACGGGGAACGACGTTGCGGCAGCGACGGCCTTCGACGCTCGGGTCAGCATGGTCGTGTCGATATTGGTCCAATACGGCAACTTATCGTTGCGAACCCGCATCGCCATCACGACTTCTTCAAGCGCGGCATTGCCCGCGCGCTCGCCAATGCCATTAATGGTGCATTCGATCTGCCGGGCGCCGCCGCGCACGCCGGCCATCGAGTTGGCAACCGCCATGCCGAGGTCGTTATGGCAGTGAACAGAGAACACCGCCTTGTCGGAATTCGGCACCGTCTCGCGCACGCGCTTGAACAGATCGTAGTATTCCTCAGGCACACTGTAACCGACGGTGTCCGGGATGTTGATCGTCGTCGCGCCGGCCTTGATCGCGGCTTCGACGCATTTGCAGAGAAAATCGAAATCAGTACGGGTACCGTCTTCCGAGGACCACTCCACATCATCGGTGTGATTGCGCGCGCGTGTGACTGACGAGATCACCAGTTCGTAGACATCCTGCGGCTCCATCTGGAGCTTGTATTTCATGTGCACCGGCGAGGTGGACAGGAACGAGTGGATGCGGCCGCGCTTAGCCGGACGAATGGCTTCGGCGCAACGGTCAATGTCCTTCTGGCCAGCGCGCGATAACCCGCAGACCACGGCATTCTTCGTGCGCTTGGCGATTTCCCGCACAGCTTCGAAATCGCCGTCGGACGCGATGGGAAAGCCAGCCTCGATGATATCGACGCCCATCGTGTCGAGCAGTTCGGCGACTTCGAGCTTCTCCTCGAAGGTCATGGTGGCGCCGGGGCACTGCTCGCCGTCGCGCAGGGTGGTGTCGAAAATAACGACGCGGTCCTTTTCGGACTGGTTCGGGGTGGTCATGAGGATCATCCTTCGGTCATTTTGCGCCGCTTCAGGGCGCGGTCAGGTTTCGGTGCTTCGTCGAACCCCTGAGTGCCCAGGCGCAAATGCCCAGACGGCCCTCAGGGGTTGGTAAGAAGCAGAAGCCCGCCAAGAAGTGCCGGACGAGGCAGCGAGGGGACCGACGCAGCCGGAATCGCAATGAAACCAGCGGCTTGTGCCGCTGTTTCTTGCTGTTCCTGGATGTCGCCGCGAATCATCATTTCATTTCCCCGGAAGCGCATCATCGGCTCAAACCATTGACGGATGGTTGCCAGAGCACTTCACCTGCTCCTTCTAGACGACAAGGCGCCGAACCGGCAACCGCTAAAATGGGTCAGCAAGACTGCCCTATTAGGACCCATCCACCTTCTGCTTTTTGGTGACACGGGCGACGCCCCGCCCCTCCTGCTCCAGCGCATCGCGGACTTTTTTCAACTCACCGGCCACGCCTTTTTCGACTTCGGGAAAACGCAGATCAAGTTTCTCCATCGCGCTGACGATCGCTGAACTGATCACCACGCGCGCGAACCATTTGTGATCCGCAGGCACCACATACCACGGCGCGTGCTTGGCCGACGTGTAG from Nitrobacteraceae bacterium AZCC 1564 includes these protein-coding regions:
- a CDS encoding hypothetical protein (product_source=Hypo-rule applied) gives rise to the protein MRFRGNEMMIRGDIQEQQETAAQAAGFIAIPAASVPSLPRPALLGGLLLLTNP
- a CDS encoding 2-isopropylmalate synthase (product_source=KO:K01649; cath_funfam=3.20.20.70; cog=COG0119; ko=KO:K01649; pfam=PF00682,PF08502; smart=SM00917; superfamily=110921,51569; tigrfam=TIGR00973); this encodes MTTPNQSEKDRVVIFDTTLRDGEQCPGATMTFEEKLEVAELLDTMGVDIIEAGFPIASDGDFEAVREIAKRTKNAVVCGLSRAGQKDIDRCAEAIRPAKRGRIHSFLSTSPVHMKYKLQMEPQDVYELVISSVTRARNHTDDVEWSSEDGTRTDFDFLCKCVEAAIKAGATTINIPDTVGYSVPEEYYDLFKRVRETVPNSDKAVFSVHCHNDLGMAVANSMAGVRGGARQIECTINGIGERAGNAALEEVVMAMRVRNDKLPYWTNIDTTMLTRASKAVAAATSFPVQYNKAIVGRNAFAHESGIHQDGMLKNAQTYEIMLPETVGVKQTSLVMGKHSGRHAFIHKLEEMGYKLASNQLEDAFVRFKALADRKKDIYDEDIEALVDQEIAHSHDRIHLVSLTVIAGTHGPQRATMKLDIDGQVKIEEAEGNGPVDATFNCIKSLVPNDAKLELYQVHAVTAGTDAQAEVSVRLSQDGRSVTARAADPDTLVASAKAYLSALNKIVMKHQRDTLVVAAAGH
- a CDS encoding C4-dicarboxylate transporter DctM subunit (product_source=KO:K11690; cog=COG1593; ko=KO:K11690; pfam=PF06808; tigrfam=TIGR00786; transmembrane_helix_parts=Inside_1_4,TMhelix_5_36,Outside_37_55,TMhelix_56_75,Inside_76_86,TMhelix_87_109,Outside_110_112,TMhelix_113_132,Inside_133_144,TMhelix_145_167,Outside_168_181,TMhelix_182_204,Inside_205_229,TMhelix_230_249,Outside_250_252,TMhelix_253_270,Inside_271_281,TMhelix_282_304,Outside_305_323,TMhelix_324_341,Inside_342_347,TMhelix_348_370,Outside_371_410,TMhelix_411_433,Inside_434_442), which codes for MSTLIIFLLLIALMLTGMPISIALGLTVLTFLFFLTSVPIESVALKLFTGIENFEIMAIPFFILAGNFLTHGGVARRMINFATSMVGHWYGGLGLAGVMACALFAAISGSSPATVIAIGSILMPAMVAQGFPKRFGAGVITTSGALGILIPPSIVMVIYAVATGGSVALGPDGHRVTSASVGQLFIAGVIPGIMLASLLGLTTYYRAWKNDYPRLPRASWAERIKAFRECIWGLLLIVIVLGGIYAGMFTPTEAAAMSAVYAFFIAVFVYKDLSLKDVPRVLLGSASMSAMILYIITNAVLFSFLMTSEQIPQQMTAWISDHGVNWWTFLIFVNVLLLVAGNVMEASSIVLITAPILFPIAVKLGIHPVHLGILMVVNMEVGMCHPPVGLNLYVASGIAKMGITELTVAVWPWLLTMLIFLGLVTFVPEISLWLPRTLGMLY
- a CDS encoding C4-dicarboxylate-binding protein DctP (product_source=KO:K11688; cleavage_site_network=SignalP-noTM; cog=COG1638; ko=KO:K11688; pfam=PF03480; superfamily=53850; tigrfam=TIGR00787), with product MKKLILAAASLAALALVGPASAQSPIVIKFSHVVAPNTPKGQGAEKFKELAEKYTSGKVKVEVYPNSQLYKDKEEVEALQLGAVQMLAPSLAKFGPLGVKEFEVFDLPYILPDKAALARVTKGKIGQDLFKKLEPKGIKGLAYWDNGFKIMTSNKPMIHVADFRGLKMRIQSSKVLEAEMRALGAIPQVLAFSEVYQAMQTGVVDGNENTPSNCYTQKMHEVQKYATISNHGYIGYAVIVNKKFWDGLPADVRPQLEKAMAEATDFANSISQKENDDAIAAMKKAGTTTFHDQTPEEKAEWIKALQPVTDEMASRVGKGLIAEFQKEANAKTN
- a CDS encoding C4-dicarboxylate transporter DctQ subunit (product_source=KO:K11689; cog=COG3090; ko=KO:K11689; pfam=PF04290; superfamily=81442; transmembrane_helix_parts=Inside_1_12,TMhelix_13_32,Outside_33_51,TMhelix_52_74,Inside_75_94,TMhelix_95_117,Outside_118_136,TMhelix_137_156,Inside_157_193) codes for the protein MSVFLRILDRLEEILIATLMACATLVIFVAVLHRYGSGISFLYPYLHHIHLSWAQELCIFMFVWMAKFGAAYGVRTGIHVGVDVLVLQLPPKWRKLTISFGLLCGALFTGIIGTMGAKFVLGLMDTDQTSPDLELPSWIVYLCIPLGSYLMCFRFLQVAWSYWWTGDLPHHDHSHVEGVEVDMAIGPTPEGTR